The following nucleotide sequence is from Desulfurella sp..
TTCTTTAACAACAGTGCCATTTGCGCTAAATTGCAAATTTTTGTAATCAATGGAAATTTCTTCGCAGCCAACCACTGCGCTTTTGCCCATACCACGTGCGACAACCGCCGCATGCGATGTCCTGCCCCCCTGTGCAGTCAAAATACCAGCCGAAGCAGCCATACCTGCAACATCTTCTGCGCTTGTTTCGTGTCTAACTAGGATTACCGGTTCGCTTTGCCCAATTTCTTCAGCTTTTTGTGCGTTAAATACCACTTTGCCAGAAGCCGCGCCGGGTGATGCTCCAAGACCTTTTGCTATAAGTTTGGCTGATTTTTTTGCTTTTTCATCAAATGAAGGATGCAAAAGCTGGTCTATTTGGTCTGTGCTGATTCTTGAAATGGCTTCTTCTTTTGTAATTAAACCTTCTTCTACCATATCTTTTGCAACTTTAACAGCTGCTTTTGCAGTTCTTTTGGCAGAGCGTGTTTGCAACATGTATAATTTTTTTCGCTCAACAGTAAATTCTACATCCTGCATATCTTTGTAATGCGCTTCAAGTATATCAAATATTTTTAATAGCTCATCGTAGGCTTCTTGCGAGATTTGCTTTAATTGTTCAAGAGGGTAGGGGTTTCTGATACCTGCAACCACATCTTCGCCCTGCGCATTTACCAAAAATTCGCCGTATCGTTTTTTTTCTCCAGTTGATGGATCTCTTGTAAACGCAACCCCAGTGCCGCTGTCGTCTCCCATATTGCCAAAAACCATGCTTACAACGCTTACTGCTGTACCAAGCAAATCACTGTCTTTAATTTTGTTTATGCGCCTGTAGTCAATGGCTCTTTTGTTCATCCATGAGTTAAATACTGCATCTATTGCTATCCAAAGCTGTTTGAATGGGTCTTGCGGGAACGATTTGCCGGCTAAATCATAAATTTTTTTGTACTCTTTAATTAGCCATTTTAAGCCTTCAATGCTTATTTCGTGGTCAAATTTTACATTTTCTTTTTTCTTTATTTCTTTAATTTTATCTTCAAATAATTCTTTATCTATGCCAACAGCTACATCGCCAAACATTTGTATGAATCTTCTGTATGAATCAAGCGCAAAACGCTCATTGTTTGTAGATTTGGCTAATCCAATAACAGTTTCGTCATTTAAACCCAAATTGAGTATTGTGTCCATCATACCAGGCATGGAAATTTTTGCACCAGATCGCACAGATACAAGAAGAGGATTGTTTTTGTCGCCAAATTTTTTACCCGTTGCTTCTTCTAAGCGTTTTAGATTTTGTTCTACTTCTTCTTTTAAGTTAGGAGGGTATGTTTTGTTGTTTTTGTAGTAATAATCACACACTTCTGCACTGATTGTAAAACCTGGTGGCACAGGGATTTTAGCAAGAGCCATTTCAGCCAATCCTGCGCCTTTTCCTCCTAAAATGTCTTTCATTGAACCATTTCCTTCTGCAAACCCATTACCAAAAAAATACACAAATTTCATATATAGCCTCCTATTTGAAAAGCACCGTGTTATTTTGAAAATAAATTATTAGGAATTCAATGTCAAGTTTTTTAATACTTGACAAAAAAAATTTATTGTAATATTATACAAAAGTGTTGCTCCTCTGTAGCTCAGTCGGTAGAGCAGCTGGCTGTTAACCAGCGGGTCGGGGGTTCGAGTCCCTCCGGAGGAGCCAAATTTTTTTGTGTGCATATCTTTGTTAGCTGTATATTTAAGACTGTAATCTATCGATATAACACGGAAGCATTATTTATAAAGTTGTTATAAATATATGGGTTTCTATCCTTTTTTGCCTCTGATGGAAATTTGGCCTTAAGCCTAGTTCGCTTTTTAGGCTTCTAAAGGATTCTTCTACTCTGGTAAGCATTGAGTATAGGTCTTTTATCTGTTTTTCGTCTAAGTCTGTTCTGCTTGTTCTTATATAGTAGGAGCCCAAAAATCGTTCATTGAGTTTTTTTAGTTTTCTATTATAGAGTTTAGCTTCTTCTCAAAAGCTTGCTGGGCTTTAGACTTCATTGATTCTTCTTTTGCTTTTTGCTTTGCAAATACAGTATGGATTCTTTGTCAGTTTTAGAAAAAGATAGCGTTGTATTCTCATTCAATAGTTTTTCTTCTTCAAAGTCCAAGTCTGAAAATGAGTTTTTGTTTCTTGCAACGCATATATAGTCAAAACCATACTGCCTTATAAGCTCTAAGTTGTCTTTAGTGGCAATACCTGCATCTAGCGCTATAGTAGGTCTATCTGTTAAGTATTTAGATATAGTTTCCAGTATGGATTTAAGTGTTTTGCTTTCAGACACATTACCTTCAAATACATGAGTATGCTTTACAAAGCCAAGGTGGTCTATTACAAGCCCAAGGCTAAGCTTTTCTTTGGAATAGCTATAGGATGCTTTTGGGCTTTACCTGAGCCTTCAAAGTAGGTGTTTGTTAGATCGTAAAGTATTAAAGTGTTTTTTTTGAGAAAATAAGTCTTCTTGCTTTTTGGCCAGATAAATCCTTGTTTATTATAAGGCTGGCAAAATAATCGGGCCTTTTCCAAAACTGGATCTAATCTAAATAGACTTTCTTTTCCTTTTAATCTGTCTTCTATTAAGTCTGCAAGTTTTTTATGATCTTTTGGATCAATTTCTTCTAAAGCACCAAGATCTATTATTTTCCTTTGTCTTGGGCCACTTGGTGTTCTGTAGCTTTCCATTAGTCTGTAGTAAGTGTATACTTTATCTGAACTAGGGTTCTTTTTCTTAATTGGCTTAACAAACATAAAATGTTTTATACACAAAAAAGACAGAAGTCAATAGTATAATATATTATGGGGACTACTAAGTAATATGTTTTATTAAATAATTGCTTTTTAAATAGGATTTTTAAAGGAAAATGATGGTGCCGAGACGTGGAATCGAACCACGGACACAGGGATTTTCAGTCCCTTGCTCTACCGACTGAGCTATCTCGGCACGCAATTATTAGTATAAAAAAAAATCTTTAGTTGTCAACTCAAAAAATCTAAAACGATAAAAGTTATCTTTTCTTAAAATTAGGCTGTCTTTTTTCAATAAATGCATTAACACCTTCAACAGCATCTTCTGTAGCAGCCAAACTTGCAAATAGCTCGCTCATATAGTCTGCTGCTTTGTGGTACTCAAGATCGCTCATTTTGTATATGCCGGTTTTGCCAATTTCTAACGCAAGGGGGCTTTTGCTGGCAAGTGTATTTGCAAGCTCAAGTGTTGCTTCTTCTAATTTTTCATCATCTACAACACGATTTATAAGACCAAACTCAAGTGCCTGCTGGGCTGATATAATTTCACCAGTTAAAACCATTTCAAGGGCTCTTTTTCTGCCAACAAGCCTTGTTAATGGTACAGCTGGACCAAGGCAAATCAAACCTACATTTATAGCTGTTGTGCCAAATTTTGCGCTTTTTGCAGCAACAGCTAAATCACACGCAAAAACAAGTCCTGCGCCATTTGCAAGCGCATAACCATGAACCTGAGCAATTACTGGTTTTTTCATATTTGCAATTGTATGATTATGCTCATCCATTAGTTTTATGAATTCCCTGTATTCTTTATGTGACCTTCCCTTTCTGAATTCTTCAAGCTCAATACCCACAGAAAAATTTTTTCCATTTGCTTTGATAATTACAACAGCCACATTTTCATCATTATCAAAGTTTACAAGTGCATCATTTAATTGTCTTGCAAAGGCTACATTAAAAGTATTCCAGTTTTCAGGCCTATTAAGTGTGATAAAGCCGATTTTACCTTCTTTGGATGTTAGAATCTCACTCATTAAATTCCTCCTATCGATAATTTTTTAAACTCTTTCTATTACCTGTTTTAGTTGATAATCAATTGGTTCAATTGTTTTCAATGTATTAATTTTATCCGTGTCCCAATTTTTCTTTATGTGATTTACTATTAGCTGGGTTCTTGTTTCTTGTGGATATTTTTCAAAAAATTTAAAAATCTTTATGTATTGTTCCAAAATGCCTGGATTTTTAGTTTGATTTATCTCGTATGTTTCTTTATCTGCTTTTTTAATATTTACAAGCATAAATTTATATTCTGGTGTATCCGTAGCCCAATCTGTATTTTGCGACAATAAGGCATTTGTCTTTGGTTGTGTAAAATGGAACGTAGTAAATAAAACACCAGGCTTTATTTTATCTGTAACTTTTGCTTTTAATGTGATTTTTGCGCTTTCGCTTTTGACTTCAACCAAATCATTATTTGATATATTGAGCTTGGTAGCATCTTTTTCGTTAATTTCAAGGTAATCAGCATCATAAAAAGCAACATTTTTAGTTTTGCGTGTTTGGTTGCTTGAATTGTAATGGAATAGGTTCCTGCCAGTTGTCAATATAAAAGGGTAGGTATCGTTTGGCAATTGGTTTGCTACATAATTGGTTATGAAAAATTTGCCTTTTTTGTTTAAAAATTCTTCTGTGTGAAGTATACGTGTGCCTTTTTGATTTTTACTATCAACTGGCCACAATAGCGAGCCGTAATTTTGTAGTTTCTCATAAGTTAAAGTACTAAATTGTGGACTAAGTAGAGCAATTTCGTTGAATATTTCTTCTTCGTTATTGTAATCCATAGTATAGCCAAGTTTTTTTGAAAGCTCAGTGATGATTTTATACTCATCAATGCCGCTTAGTGGTTCTATAACTTTGTTAACTTTTGAGACCCGTCTTTCCCAGTTTGTGAATGTGCCATTTTTTTCTAAATACGATGAACCTGGCAACACCACATGAGCAAATTGTGTAGTTGGGCTTAAAAATAATTCTTGCACTACAAGAAATTCTAAAGAACTCAATGCCTGTTTGATATGGTAAGTGTTTGGATCAGTTTGGAAGACATCTTCTCCTACAATATACATACCTTTGAGTCTACCATCAATTGCTGCTTTAAACATTTGAGGTATAGTAAAGCCAACGTTTGTATCAAGTGTCTTTTTCCATACGGATTCAAATGTTTTGCGTGTTTGTTCGTCGCTTATATGCCTATAAAAGGTAAATACATTGGGAAAAGCACCCATATCAGAAGCGCCTTGAACATTATTTTGGCCTCTTAATGGCGAAACACCACAGCCTTCTTTTCCTATAAAGCCACACAACATTGCAAGGTTAGTTAAACAAAAAACACCGCTTGAGCCAAATGTATGTTCAGTTACTCCAAGACCGTAAACAATTGTAGCTTTTTTTGAAGTGGCAAATTCTCTGGCTGCTTTTTCAATTAAATGGCTATCTACACCTGCTATTTTTGATACATTAGTTGGATTGTATTCGTCACTTGATATGAAATCCAGCCATAATTTGAAAGAATCTATATCGCATTTGTTTTCTATGAAATCTTTATCATACAGATTTTCTTTCACAATTACATGAGCTATTGAATTTAATAAAGCAATATTTGTACCTGGGTATGGTTGCAGGTGGAGAGCTTTTATATGAGGTTGTTTTGCTAAATCTATTCCTCTTGGATCAATAACTATAAGTTTTTTACCTGATATTGCAAGTTGTCTGATCAATGAGCCAACCACAGGGTGTGCATGTGTTGTATTTGATCCTACCACCATTATGCATTCGGCTTTTTTTAGAGATTCAATATCTGCTGTGCCAGCACCGGTTCCAAATGCTGAGCCAAGCGCAAAACCGGTTGGCATATGGCATACTCTGGCACAATTATCAATATTGTTGTTTTCAAATGCACATCTGGCTAATTTTTGAACCAAAAAAACTTCTTCGTTTGTGCATCTTGAAGAGGCAAGGGCAGCAAGTGCATATTTTGAGTATTTTTCTTTAATATTCTTAAATTTCCAGGCAGCAAAATCAAGCGCTTCTTCCAGCGAAGTTTCTTTAAAATCATCGGTTATTTTTTCTCTTATAAGTGGTTTTTTTATGCGCTCACTTGAATTTACAAATTCCCAAGCAAACCTGCCTTTTACGCACAAATGGCCTTCATTTGGACCTTTATCGTCTCCAACGATATTCACTATTGTATTTGCTTTTGATTCAACAATTACATGACAGCCAACACCACAAAAACCGCATGTAGTTTTTGTAAAGTGGTCTCCAGCGCCTAAAGAAATAACGTTTTTTTCAATTAAAGCACCCGTTGGACAAGCCTTTACGCATGCACCACACGATACGCACTCTGAATTGATAAAATCGTTAATACCTGGCTTAATATGCGAATCATATCCTCTTGATAGTATTGTTAGAGCGAAATTGCCTTGAATTTCATCGCAAGCCCTCACGCACCTTGCACACATTATGCATTTTGATGAGTCAAACTCAAAATAAGGATTTGAACTATCTTTGTAGCTTTTTATATGTGTTTTTGTATTAAATCTTACATCTCTTATGCCAACTAGACTTGCAGCTTCTTGAAGCTCGCATCTTAAATTATTTGGGCAGGTTGTGCAATCAAAGTTGTGTTCGCTTAAATAAAGTTCTAATATATTTCTCCTAATTTTGTTAATTTTTTCTGATTGAGTACAAACAACCATGCCATCTTGGGCTAATGTTGTACAACTTGCAGAAAATCCTTTTTTGCCTTCTATCTCAACAATACATAATCTGCATGAGCCGTAAGGTTTTAAATGTTCAAAAGCACAAAGTGTCGGAATTTTTATACCGGTATTTCTGGCTGCTTCCAGTATTGTTTGACCTTCAAAAGCTTTAACTTTTTTGCTATCTATAACTAAGTTTATTTCATTCATTGTATATCTCCTATACCAAAATCATTGCCAAAAAATTTTAGAATGCTTAACACACTTAAATGTGTTAATCCCCCAAGTCCACATAAAGATGCTTCTTTTAGCGTATCCAGCAAATCATACAGAAGAATTAACTTTGATTGTGTGTTTTGGTTTAAATTGGTTAGAATTTCTTTTAATCTTACCTGACCAATTCTGCAAGGTGTACATTTTCCACATGACTCATGTATGTAAAAATCGATTAAATTGAGCAATATATCTTTCATGTTTGTGTTTTTATTAAACGCTACTACGCTTGCATGACCTAATATAAAACCTTCTTTGCTTAGCTCATCATTGTTTAATTTTAAATAAAATTTTTCTTTGGGCACAAATGCCCCAAGTGGACCACCAATTTGAACAGCTTTAATATCATCTATGGGTGTGTCTGCGAATTTGCTTATTAATTCTTCTATGGTTATATCATTTGCAACTTCAAACAAACCGCTCCTTTTTACTGCGCCGCTTAATTGAAGTGGCGTGGTATGCATATCTCTTGAGCCTTCAAATAACCTTACAATATCAATAAAGCTTAATACATTGTTAATCAGTGTGGGTTTATTAAAAAGACCGCTTATAGCTGGTAGTGGGGGACGAGGGCGTACAAGGCCTCTTTTATTTTCAAGACTCTCAATCAGAGCTGTTTCTTCTCCACAAACATAGGCGCCACCGCCAGTTACAATATATAAATCAAATTCGTAACTATCGTTTTTACCCAGGTAATTATTCTGATAAGCAATATCAATAGCTTTTTGAAGAATTTTTTTTGCATTAGGATATTCTGACCTTAAATATACAATACCTTCTTTTGCATTAACTGTTATTCCAGCTATTATCATAGCTTCAATTAAACTAAATGGATCGTTTTCCATAATTAATCTATCTGCAAAAGAACCAGAATCACCTTCATCAGCATTGCATATAACGTATTTTATATCGGATTGTATGCTTAACACTGTTTGCCATTTTATATAGGCAGGAAAAAATGCACCACCTCTGCCTCTAATATCCGCAATCTTTATTTTTTCGATAACATCTTTTGACTCCATTTTTAAAACTGTTTCTAAAGCCCTAAACCCTCCAAGTTTTTTATAATCTTCAATACTTGTTGGGTCGTTTTTGCCTAAATTTTTAAATATTACTCTATGTTGATTTTTTAGATAAGGTTGATTGTCTATATTATCTATAAGATTTTTTGAATTAAGTGGATTTTTTAAAATATTTTCAATATCAATATTTTCTACATTTGTAATTGCAATTTGTTTATTATCCTGCTCAATTTCCAAAAGTGGTTCAAGCCACATTAATGCACGTGTTGAACGCTTGTTGAGAGTGAATGTTGGGTTATTTATACCTTTTAATTTTTCGAAAATTTCAAATGAACCAACGGATTGAGCGCAGGTATCCAAAGATATATAAATATTCATATATTCCTCTTTAATTGTGTCAATATATTATCAAACTTTTCCTTATTCATATCACCATATACTATACCGTCAATCATAACAGAAGGTGAACGTGGGCAATTTCCAAGACAATAAACACTATCTAAAAAGAAATCTTCATTGTGCTCGCCTATATTTAAATTTAATGTAGTTTTTATGTATTCAACAATATCTTTAACATTTTTTGCCTGACAGCTTTCTGCCTGGCATACCCTTATATGATGTTTGTATGTTTTTGGTTCCAGGCGAAAATCTTTATAAAATGTTACAAAACCATACAACTCTGCATAAGATAAGTTAAAAGATTTACATAATTCATTAATTGACTTTTGTGGTATGTAACCAAGATTATCTTGAATAGAACGCAAAGTATTAAGTAGTTTTCCTGTTTCTTTTAATTTGAATTCTTCAGTATTGTTCATATTAATCCTCCTAATTAAACATAGCAATTATATTATATATAATTTAATTGTTAAATTCAACAGTACATTATAAGATTAAATAAATATGAAATTGTGATTTAAAACTTGATTAAATACGGTATTTGCTTATGATAAAAATATGAGTTCCAAAGCTTTTTTTGTTTTGATGTATATAACCATTATTACAATTGGCGCAATATATGTGCCACAGCCACTTTTGCCAGAAATCAGCAGATATTTTGATTGCAACATGAATACTGTATCTTTAATTATTAGCGTGGCTTTACTTCCT
It contains:
- the ppdK gene encoding pyruvate, phosphate dikinase, producing the protein MKFVYFFGNGFAEGNGSMKDILGGKGAGLAEMALAKIPVPPGFTISAEVCDYYYKNNKTYPPNLKEEVEQNLKRLEEATGKKFGDKNNPLLVSVRSGAKISMPGMMDTILNLGLNDETVIGLAKSTNNERFALDSYRRFIQMFGDVAVGIDKELFEDKIKEIKKKENVKFDHEISIEGLKWLIKEYKKIYDLAGKSFPQDPFKQLWIAIDAVFNSWMNKRAIDYRRINKIKDSDLLGTAVSVVSMVFGNMGDDSGTGVAFTRDPSTGEKKRYGEFLVNAQGEDVVAGIRNPYPLEQLKQISQEAYDELLKIFDILEAHYKDMQDVEFTVERKKLYMLQTRSAKRTAKAAVKVAKDMVEEGLITKEEAISRISTDQIDQLLHPSFDEKAKKSAKLIAKGLGASPGAASGKVVFNAQKAEEIGQSEPVILVRHETSAEDVAGMAASAGILTAQGGRTSHAAVVARGMGKSAVVGCEEISIDYKNLQFSANGTVVKELDTISIDGSTGEVFLGEVKTIKPSGLDKDLSQILQWADEVSRMYVRANADTPQDAKVALEFGAKGIGLCRTEHMFFAPDRINTVREMIVSKDTQTRQKALDKLMPMQKEDFKALFRTMKGLEVTIRLIDPPLHEFLPQTDSAIEEVARNLNISVAELKDTIKNLHEFNPMLGHRGCRLTITYPEIAIMQTKAIILATLELKQEGIECIPEIMIPLVGIDEEIKYLKNIIKQTADELIHQKNTSLTYLVGTMIEIPRACTVADEIAKEADFFSFGTNDLTQMTFGFSRDDAGRFLFDYLAKGILKEDPFKTIDTKGVGTLMKMAVEKGKIANKNLRLGICGEHGGDPESIEFVHSIGLDYVSCSPYRVPVARLACAQATINKKADKD
- a CDS encoding transposase, whose protein sequence is MDHLGFVKHTHVFEGNVSESKTLKSILETISKYLTDRPTIALDAGIATKDNLELIRQYGFDYICVARNKNSFSDLDFEEEKLLNENTTLSFSKTDKESILYLQSKKQKKNQ
- a CDS encoding enoyl-CoA hydratase-related protein, which codes for MSEILTSKEGKIGFITLNRPENWNTFNVAFARQLNDALVNFDNDENVAVVIIKANGKNFSVGIELEEFRKGRSHKEYREFIKLMDEHNHTIANMKKPVIAQVHGYALANGAGLVFACDLAVAAKSAKFGTTAINVGLICLGPAVPLTRLVGRKRALEMVLTGEIISAQQALEFGLINRVVDDEKLEEATLELANTLASKSPLALEIGKTGIYKMSDLEYHKAADYMSELFASLAATEDAVEGVNAFIEKRQPNFKKR
- the fdhF gene encoding formate dehydrogenase subunit alpha, with translation MNEINLVIDSKKVKAFEGQTILEAARNTGIKIPTLCAFEHLKPYGSCRLCIVEIEGKKGFSASCTTLAQDGMVVCTQSEKINKIRRNILELYLSEHNFDCTTCPNNLRCELQEAASLVGIRDVRFNTKTHIKSYKDSSNPYFEFDSSKCIMCARCVRACDEIQGNFALTILSRGYDSHIKPGINDFINSECVSCGACVKACPTGALIEKNVISLGAGDHFTKTTCGFCGVGCHVIVESKANTIVNIVGDDKGPNEGHLCVKGRFAWEFVNSSERIKKPLIREKITDDFKETSLEEALDFAAWKFKNIKEKYSKYALAALASSRCTNEEVFLVQKLARCAFENNNIDNCARVCHMPTGFALGSAFGTGAGTADIESLKKAECIMVVGSNTTHAHPVVGSLIRQLAISGKKLIVIDPRGIDLAKQPHIKALHLQPYPGTNIALLNSIAHVIVKENLYDKDFIENKCDIDSFKLWLDFISSDEYNPTNVSKIAGVDSHLIEKAAREFATSKKATIVYGLGVTEHTFGSSGVFCLTNLAMLCGFIGKEGCGVSPLRGQNNVQGASDMGAFPNVFTFYRHISDEQTRKTFESVWKKTLDTNVGFTIPQMFKAAIDGRLKGMYIVGEDVFQTDPNTYHIKQALSSLEFLVVQELFLSPTTQFAHVVLPGSSYLEKNGTFTNWERRVSKVNKVIEPLSGIDEYKIITELSKKLGYTMDYNNEEEIFNEIALLSPQFSTLTYEKLQNYGSLLWPVDSKNQKGTRILHTEEFLNKKGKFFITNYVANQLPNDTYPFILTTGRNLFHYNSSNQTRKTKNVAFYDADYLEINEKDATKLNISNNDLVEVKSESAKITLKAKVTDKIKPGVLFTTFHFTQPKTNALLSQNTDWATDTPEYKFMLVNIKKADKETYEINQTKNPGILEQYIKIFKFFEKYPQETRTQLIVNHIKKNWDTDKINTLKTIEPIDYQLKQVIERV
- a CDS encoding NADH-ubiquinone oxidoreductase-F iron-sulfur binding region domain-containing protein; amino-acid sequence: MNIYISLDTCAQSVGSFEIFEKLKGINNPTFTLNKRSTRALMWLEPLLEIEQDNKQIAITNVENIDIENILKNPLNSKNLIDNIDNQPYLKNQHRVIFKNLGKNDPTSIEDYKKLGGFRALETVLKMESKDVIEKIKIADIRGRGGAFFPAYIKWQTVLSIQSDIKYVICNADEGDSGSFADRLIMENDPFSLIEAMIIAGITVNAKEGIVYLRSEYPNAKKILQKAIDIAYQNNYLGKNDSYEFDLYIVTGGGAYVCGEETALIESLENKRGLVRPRPPLPAISGLFNKPTLINNVLSFIDIVRLFEGSRDMHTTPLQLSGAVKRSGLFEVANDITIEELISKFADTPIDDIKAVQIGGPLGAFVPKEKFYLKLNNDELSKEGFILGHASVVAFNKNTNMKDILLNLIDFYIHESCGKCTPCRIGQVRLKEILTNLNQNTQSKLILLYDLLDTLKEASLCGLGGLTHLSVLSILKFFGNDFGIGDIQ
- a CDS encoding NAD(P)H-dependent oxidoreductase subunit E, producing MNNTEEFKLKETGKLLNTLRSIQDNLGYIPQKSINELCKSFNLSYAELYGFVTFYKDFRLEPKTYKHHIRVCQAESCQAKNVKDIVEYIKTTLNLNIGEHNEDFFLDSVYCLGNCPRSPSVMIDGIVYGDMNKEKFDNILTQLKRNI